From one Caldichromatium japonicum genomic stretch:
- the pheT gene encoding phenylalanine--tRNA ligase subunit beta, which translates to MRFSEAWLREWVNPPVESRALIDQLSMAGLEVDAVAPAAPHFEGVRIGQVIEVKPHPDASKLKVCTVDLGQGEPLQIICGAANVAAGMRVPVAIAGACLPGDLRIKRAKLRGIESFGMICSTSELGLAESADGIWHLPDDAPIGEDLRAWLQLDDPCITLDLTPDRGDCLSIAGLAREVAAINRVSLNPVAIEPVSPVHEGRVAVELLAPTACPRYVCRVIRGIDPHATTPLWLRERLRRSGLRAISPVVDVTNYVMLELGQPLHGFDLHRLDGGIRVRLAEPGEMLRLLNGEQIDLYPDTLVIADHQHPVALAGIMGGADSAVGLETRDILLESAFFTPQAISGRARRYGLHTDSSHRFERGVDPELQIRAIERATQLILEIAGGEPGPLDESTSPDHLPRRASLELRPERIEQVLGLYIPPETVEEVLGRLGMDIERIEQGWRVTPPSARFDLLHDVDLIADLGRIHGYDRIPVTQLGLAFAPQLPSESAFDLNRARCCLVERGFQEVITYSFVSPQMQALIAPGVETLALANPISAELSVMRTSLWVGLLQTAAYNRARQMERIRIFEIGLRFRLTADGLSQTPGIGALAMGPCVPEQWGQSKLRLDFFDLKSDVEALLTPTGSLDTFRFIPDKHPALHPGQCARIERLGQPVGWIGMLHPALADRLDLPGDVFVFELDLHPLTSGILPRYRQISRYPAIRRDLAILVEQGISYEAVEGCIRSAAAGLLRELILFDVYTGPNIPPATKSLALGLVLQSNDQTLTDEQVDATLATVLERLDAELGARLRD; encoded by the coding sequence CGATGCGGTCGCGCCCGCTGCGCCCCATTTCGAGGGGGTCAGGATCGGTCAGGTGATCGAGGTCAAGCCGCATCCAGATGCCAGCAAGCTCAAGGTTTGTACGGTCGATCTCGGCCAAGGCGAGCCCCTCCAGATCATCTGTGGTGCCGCCAATGTTGCCGCGGGGATGAGGGTGCCAGTGGCGATCGCCGGGGCCTGTTTGCCGGGTGATCTCAGGATCAAACGCGCCAAGCTGCGCGGGATCGAGTCATTCGGCATGATCTGTTCGACCAGTGAATTGGGTCTTGCCGAATCGGCGGACGGCATTTGGCATCTGCCGGATGACGCGCCCATCGGTGAAGATCTGCGCGCCTGGTTGCAACTTGATGACCCCTGTATCACCCTAGATTTGACCCCGGATCGCGGCGATTGTCTGAGCATCGCGGGTCTTGCGCGCGAGGTCGCGGCCATCAATCGCGTGTCTTTAAATCCGGTGGCCATCGAGCCCGTGTCGCCTGTCCATGAGGGGCGCGTTGCAGTCGAACTGCTAGCTCCCACCGCCTGCCCGCGTTATGTCTGCCGCGTCATCCGCGGCATCGATCCCCACGCGACCACCCCGTTGTGGCTGCGCGAGCGTCTGCGGCGCTCGGGTCTGCGCGCCATCAGCCCGGTGGTCGATGTCACCAACTACGTCATGCTCGAACTCGGCCAGCCGTTGCATGGCTTTGATCTACATAGGCTCGACGGCGGCATCCGGGTGCGTCTGGCCGAACCAGGCGAGATGTTGCGCCTGCTCAATGGCGAGCAGATCGATCTTTATCCCGATACCCTGGTCATCGCCGATCACCAGCACCCGGTTGCCCTTGCCGGAATCATGGGCGGTGCCGATAGCGCCGTAGGGCTAGAGACTCGCGACATCTTGCTGGAAAGCGCCTTTTTCACGCCCCAGGCGATCAGCGGGCGGGCACGGCGCTATGGCCTGCATACCGATTCCTCGCACCGTTTTGAGCGCGGTGTCGATCCCGAATTGCAGATCCGCGCGATCGAACGCGCCACCCAGTTGATCTTAGAGATCGCCGGTGGCGAACCCGGGCCCCTCGATGAATCGACCAGTCCTGACCATCTGCCGCGCCGCGCAAGCCTTGAGCTGCGCCCCGAGCGCATCGAGCAGGTATTGGGTCTGTATATCCCACCTGAAACGGTGGAAGAGGTGCTCGGTCGGCTGGGGATGGACATCGAGCGTATAGAACAGGGTTGGCGCGTCACCCCGCCCAGCGCCCGCTTCGATCTACTCCATGATGTCGATCTGATCGCTGACCTCGGGCGCATCCATGGTTATGACCGCATCCCGGTCACCCAACTCGGCCTGGCGTTTGCCCCCCAGCTTCCCTCCGAGTCCGCTTTCGATCTTAACCGCGCCCGCTGCTGTCTGGTCGAGCGCGGTTTTCAAGAAGTCATCACCTACAGCTTTGTAAGTCCCCAGATGCAGGCGCTCATCGCGCCCGGAGTCGAGACGCTTGCCCTTGCCAATCCGATCAGCGCCGAGCTTTCGGTCATGCGCACCAGCCTCTGGGTGGGTCTCTTGCAGACCGCGGCCTATAATCGCGCCCGGCAGATGGAGCGCATCCGCATCTTCGAGATCGGCCTGCGTTTTCGCCTCACTGCCGATGGATTGAGTCAGACCCCAGGGATCGGCGCACTTGCGATGGGGCCCTGTGTGCCCGAGCAATGGGGACAGAGCAAGCTCCGCCTAGACTTTTTTGATCTCAAGTCAGATGTCGAGGCCCTGCTCACACCAACCGGCTCGCTCGATACATTCCGTTTCATACCGGACAAGCATCCAGCCTTGCATCCGGGACAGTGTGCACGGATCGAACGCTTGGGCCAACCAGTCGGTTGGATCGGGATGCTGCATCCAGCCCTGGCAGACCGGCTCGATCTACCTGGCGATGTCTTCGTCTTTGAGCTCGATCTGCATCCCCTGACCTCGGGTATCTTGCCGCGTTATCGCCAGATCTCGCGCTACCCAGCAATCCGCCGCGACCTGGCAATCCTGGTCGAGCAGGGTATCAGTTATGAAGCGGTCGAAGGCTGTATTCGATCTGCTGCTGCAGGATTATTGCGCGAGCTGATCCTGTTTGATGTCTATACCGGTCCTAATATCCCACCCGCTACCAAGAGTTTGGCCCTAGGCCTAGTCCTGCAATCGAACGATCAGACCCTCACCGATGAACAAGTCGATGCAACGCTCGCCACCGTCCTGGAGCGTCTGGATGCGGAATTGGGCGCACGTTTGAGGGATTAG
- a CDS encoding integration host factor subunit alpha, with the protein MALTKADIAEYLFNELGFNKREAKEIVERFFEEIRAALERGDQVKLSGFGNFDLREKKERPGRNPKTGEGIPITARRVVTFHPGQKLKSKVDGYAGTKRQSG; encoded by the coding sequence ATGGCCTTGACTAAAGCCGATATCGCTGAGTATTTGTTCAACGAGCTGGGTTTCAATAAACGCGAGGCTAAGGAGATCGTCGAGCGCTTTTTTGAGGAGATCCGTGCTGCACTTGAGCGCGGGGACCAGGTCAAGCTGTCTGGCTTCGGCAATTTCGATCTGCGCGAAAAGAAAGAGCGCCCTGGTCGTAACCCCAAGACAGGGGAGGGGATCCCGATCACTGCCCGACGCGTCGTCACCTTCCACCCCGGTCAGAAACTCAAGTCGAAGGTCGATGGCTATGCGGGAACCAAGCGACAGTCTGGTTGA
- a CDS encoding TRC40/GET3/ArsA family transport-energizing ATPase, translating to MQTRQRVLLMALPETRTRHLFFTGKGGVGKTSLACATGLALADAGRRVLLVSTDPASNLDDVLGVALGQTQTAIPGAPGLFALNINHEAAAREYRERMVAPYRGLLPAAAIASMGEQFSGACTVEIAAFDEFSKLLGAPEATADFDHVLFDTAPTGHTLRLLTLPSAWSEFIGSATGGASCLGPLAGLEQQKALYAATLARLSDPSETSLVLVSRPEAAALREAERTRGELEALGVRNLHLALNGVLDAGDSDDPIAQAMAQRGAAALAEMSDSLARLPQTTTPLLPIATLGLAALRRLADPEAAGPMPVMAESDGACPERLAGLLDTLAAQGWCRQDHPGGGPGTRTGPARSSGASLDHRPGRACGRGHRLGRAEPDRQPYRPRS from the coding sequence TTGCAAACCCGGCAGCGGGTGCTGCTGATGGCGCTTCCAGAAACCCGCACCCGCCATCTCTTCTTCACGGGCAAGGGTGGCGTGGGCAAGACCTCGCTCGCCTGCGCCACCGGACTGGCGCTGGCCGACGCCGGGCGGCGCGTGTTGCTGGTGAGCACCGATCCGGCATCCAATCTGGATGACGTGCTCGGGGTCGCGCTCGGCCAGACGCAGACCGCCATCCCCGGCGCGCCGGGGCTGTTCGCCCTCAACATCAACCACGAGGCAGCGGCGCGTGAGTATCGCGAGCGTATGGTCGCGCCCTATCGGGGACTCCTGCCGGCAGCGGCCATCGCCAGCATGGGGGAGCAGTTCTCGGGTGCCTGCACGGTGGAGATCGCCGCCTTCGACGAGTTCTCCAAGCTGCTCGGCGCACCGGAGGCGACCGCCGACTTTGATCATGTCCTCTTCGACACCGCCCCCACCGGTCATACGCTACGGCTGCTGACCCTGCCCTCGGCCTGGAGCGAGTTCATCGGTTCGGCGACCGGCGGCGCCTCCTGTCTGGGACCGCTCGCCGGTCTGGAGCAACAGAAGGCGCTCTATGCCGCGACCCTGGCGCGCCTCTCCGACCCCAGCGAAACCAGTTTGGTGCTGGTCAGCCGTCCCGAGGCCGCCGCCCTGCGCGAGGCCGAGCGCACCCGTGGCGAGTTGGAGGCGCTGGGCGTGCGCAATCTGCATCTGGCGCTCAACGGCGTGCTCGATGCCGGAGACTCGGACGACCCCATCGCTCAGGCGATGGCGCAACGCGGCGCGGCGGCTCTGGCTGAAATGTCGGACAGTCTCGCCCGGCTCCCGCAGACCACCACACCGCTGCTGCCGATCGCCACCCTGGGACTGGCGGCCTTGCGCCGTCTGGCCGATCCGGAGGCGGCCGGCCCGATGCCGGTCATGGCCGAATCCGACGGCGCGTGCCCGGAACGGCTCGCCGGACTGCTCGATACGCTGGCCGCGCAGGGCTGGTGTCGGCAAGACCACCCTGGCGGCGGCCCTGGCACTCGGACTGGCCCGGCGCGGTCATCCGGTGCATCTCTCGACCACCGACCCGGCCGCGCATGTGGCCGAGGCCATCGGCTCGGGCGTGCCGAACCTGACCGTCAGCCGTATCGACCCAGAAGCTGA
- a CDS encoding carboxypeptidase-like regulatory domain-containing protein, with protein sequence MRKFWVLACLLLLISAPALAHRIKVFAQIEGDWIKGRVYFVGGALASGARIELRDAEGRLLAELAPDAEGRFGYRIETAGTYQVIATTADGHRAEQSLNAAPLRTFSSPLAEGDSGQTSTAPPTSEMSGLPLPSPAPSIRLTGLDPGLIALIDQTLARQTQPLAEQLNALDERIRLQDLLGGIGYILGLTGLALWWRCRRP encoded by the coding sequence ATGCGTAAGTTCTGGGTGCTCGCCTGTCTGTTGCTCCTGATCAGCGCCCCTGCCTTGGCACATCGAATCAAGGTCTTTGCCCAGATCGAGGGCGACTGGATCAAGGGGCGGGTCTATTTTGTAGGCGGTGCGCTGGCTTCAGGCGCGCGCATCGAGCTGCGGGATGCCGAAGGCCGGTTGCTGGCAGAGCTTGCGCCCGATGCTGAGGGGCGTTTTGGCTATCGGATCGAGACAGCTGGTACCTATCAGGTCATCGCCACGACCGCTGACGGCCATCGCGCCGAGCAGTCACTCAATGCCGCCCCACTGCGCACCTTCTCCAGCCCGTTGGCAGAAGGCGATTCAGGCCAGACAAGCACGGCCCCGCCTACAAGCGAGATGTCCGGATTGCCTTTGCCTTCCCCTGCCCCGTCTATTCGGCTAACAGGACTCGATCCTGGACTCATCGCCCTGATCGACCAAACCCTCGCCCGTCAGACCCAGCCGCTTGCCGAGCAGCTCAATGCACTGGATGAGCGCATCCGTCTCCAAGACCTCCTAGGGGGAATCGGGTATATCTTGGGGCTGACCGGCCTTGCCCTCTGGTGGCGTTGCCGCCGTCCTTGA
- the cbiM gene encoding cobalt transporter CbiM, translating into MAHIPDGVLGAPVLIAGALASAGLTAVALRRLQDEHLPAAAVLTSTFFVASLIHLPLGPTSIHPLLNGLMGLILGWTAVPAILVALALQAVFFGFGGLWSLGVNTLNMAVPALLCGWLLAPRLKGAGATRASFIGFLASCCAVLLTGLLVALSLAASGELFQPAARLIFLTYAPLALIEGIVTASILGLVQQVAPELLVHPREHPDA; encoded by the coding sequence GTGGCTCATATCCCGGATGGCGTGCTTGGCGCGCCGGTCTTGATCGCAGGTGCTCTGGCGAGCGCAGGCTTGACCGCGGTCGCCTTGCGCCGCCTGCAGGATGAGCATCTGCCAGCAGCGGCTGTCTTGACCTCGACCTTTTTTGTAGCCTCGCTGATCCATCTTCCCCTAGGTCCGACCAGTATCCATCCGCTGCTCAATGGGCTGATGGGCCTCATCCTCGGTTGGACAGCGGTACCGGCCATCCTGGTCGCCTTGGCATTACAGGCCGTCTTTTTCGGTTTCGGTGGTCTCTGGAGCCTTGGGGTCAATACCCTGAATATGGCCGTACCTGCATTGCTATGCGGCTGGCTGCTTGCGCCGAGGCTCAAGGGGGCGGGTGCGACGCGCGCATCCTTCATCGGTTTTCTCGCCAGTTGCTGCGCGGTGCTGCTAACCGGTCTCTTGGTGGCCTTGAGCCTGGCAGCGAGCGGTGAGCTGTTCCAACCGGCAGCCCGATTGATCTTCCTGACCTATGCCCCACTCGCCCTGATCGAAGGGATCGTTACTGCAAGCATCCTCGGCCTTGTGCAGCAGGTCGCCCCTGAACTCTTGGTCCACCCTAGGGAACATCCAGATGCGTAA
- a CDS encoding metalloregulator ArsR/SmtB family transcription factor, whose amino-acid sequence MLAPQAFFEALADPIRRRILAMLLEADELCVCDLHSTLDAPQPKVSRHLAVLRGAHLVLARRDGTWMRYRLHPQLPAWALRILMHMRDGMRSEPIVPAPSVSRHPSVKAVSPDHRPRPSAVQSHRLQSACENSVMNTALKTVLVLCTGNSCRSQMAEVLLNHDLAGQVRALSAGTRPQPKVADGAITALQALGLPTEGLHPKDIDAVLNEPIDLVVTVCDNAKESCPVFPRPVKQIHLPFHDPHGEPLESFIQVRDDIRARLIPAVREALGV is encoded by the coding sequence ATGCTCGCCCCCCAAGCCTTCTTCGAAGCCCTCGCCGATCCCATTCGCCGCCGCATCCTGGCCATGCTGCTGGAGGCCGATGAGCTGTGCGTTTGTGATCTGCACAGCACGCTCGATGCGCCACAACCGAAGGTCTCGCGTCATCTGGCGGTGCTGCGCGGGGCGCATCTGGTCCTGGCGCGACGCGACGGCACCTGGATGCGCTATCGCCTCCATCCGCAACTGCCGGCCTGGGCGTTGCGCATCCTGATGCACATGCGCGATGGGATGAGGAGTGAGCCGATCGTGCCCGCGCCATCCGTCTCGCGCCATCCGTCTGTGAAAGCTGTGAGTCCTGATCACCGACCAAGACCCAGCGCCGTTCAATCCCATCGCCTCCAGTCAGCTTGCGAGAACTCAGTCATGAACACGGCCCTCAAAACCGTCCTGGTCCTCTGCACCGGCAATTCCTGCCGCTCGCAGATGGCTGAAGTCCTGCTCAACCATGATCTGGCTGGCCAAGTGCGCGCCCTGTCGGCCGGCACCCGGCCTCAGCCCAAGGTGGCCGATGGCGCCATCACGGCGCTGCAAGCCCTTGGCCTGCCGACCGAGGGCCTGCATCCCAAGGACATCGACGCGGTGCTCAATGAACCCATCGATCTGGTGGTGACAGTCTGCGACAACGCCAAGGAAAGCTGTCCGGTCTTCCCGCGTCCGGTCAAGCAGATCCATCTGCCCTTCCATGACCCGCACGGCGAGCCGCTGGAGTCTTTTATCCAGGTGCGCGACGACATTCGCGCACGCCTGATCCCAGCCGTCCGTGAAGCCCTGGGGGTCTGA
- a CDS encoding ArsA-related P-loop ATPase yields MARRGHPVHLSTTDPAAHVAEAIGSGVPNLTVSRIDPEAEVAAYRAEVLETAGAGLDANGRALLEEDLRSPCTEEISVFRAFARAVDGGRDGFVVLDTAPTGHTLLLLDTAEAYHREVSRTQGDGAAIGRGGVESAAGVRRRHGRRADPSQRLALGVERFEQIGHLLIPCPQGLLQCLGAVGAYQDLHLQAMQARRRIVRALSQVSADQRRNLGRAPQKITQ; encoded by the coding sequence CTGGCCCGGCGCGGTCATCCGGTGCATCTCTCGACCACCGACCCGGCCGCGCATGTGGCCGAGGCCATCGGCTCGGGCGTGCCGAACCTGACCGTCAGCCGTATCGACCCAGAAGCTGAGGTCGCTGCCTACCGGGCCGAGGTGCTGGAGACGGCCGGCGCCGGACTCGACGCCAACGGCCGCGCCCTGCTGGAGGAGGATCTGCGCTCGCCCTGCACCGAGGAGATCTCAGTGTTTCGCGCCTTCGCCCGCGCCGTCGACGGCGGCCGGGACGGCTTCGTCGTGCTCGACACCGCGCCCACCGGGCACACCCTGCTGCTGCTCGACACCGCCGAGGCCTATCACCGTGAGGTCAGCCGCACCCAGGGCGATGGAGCCGCCATTGGGCGTGGAGGGGTTGAGTCGGCTGCTGGAGTAAGACGACGGCACGGGCGCCGGGCCGATCCGAGCCAGCGCCTCGCCCTCGGCGTTGAACGCTTCGAGCAGATTGGCCACCTCCTAATACCCTGTCCACAGGGCCTCCTACAGTGCCTAGGCGCGGTAGGCGCGTATCAAGACCTCCACCTGCAGGCGATGCAGGCGCGCCGCCGCATCGTTCGCGCACTGAGCCAGGTCAGTGCAGACCAACGGCGGAATCTCGGTCGCGCCCCTCAGAAAATCACTCAGTAG
- a CDS encoding helix-turn-helix domain-containing protein, protein MSKRIAGRAKAGSEIGAGKTAATLAAHVAEAERRHILIVLAANSERIAETAAQLGISRKNLWEKMKKHGIRVTDADSLN, encoded by the coding sequence GTGTCCAAAAGAATTGCGGGCAGGGCAAAGGCAGGGTCGGAAATCGGCGCTGGCAAGACGGCAGCCACCCTCGCTGCACATGTCGCCGAGGCCGAGCGCCGCCACATCCTAATTGTGCTCGCCGCCAATAGCGAACGCATCGCAGAGACCGCGGCGCAGCTCGGCATCAGTCGCAAGAATCTCTGGGAGAAGATGAAAAAACACGGCATCCGCGTCACGGATGCCGATTCGCTCAATTGA
- a CDS encoding energy-coupling factor transporter transmembrane component T family protein — translation MASGWLARRDPRLRLIAALVFALATMGLRSLWGAALALVLALGLALGAGVHMQELMRRLLVAEGLVAVLILTLPFSTYGPCALTFDGLCLSQMGLRVALLLFLKIHAALIALAALVGTLEPAALAQALGGLAVPQRLGLLLFLSIRQIHLTQTELMRLKQAMRARAFVPRADLHTWRTYGWLIGMLLLRSHRRAQRLLAAMRCRGFRERFHRLATLRWTGQDTLAACALAPLPLALCWLDRHLP, via the coding sequence ATGGCCAGCGGCTGGCTTGCCCGCCGCGACCCGCGCCTGCGACTCATCGCTGCCCTAGTGTTTGCCCTGGCGACGATGGGGCTGCGCTCATTGTGGGGGGCAGCCCTAGCGCTCGTCCTGGCCCTAGGCCTGGCCCTGGGTGCGGGGGTGCACATGCAAGAGCTGATGCGGCGTCTCCTGGTCGCAGAGGGGTTGGTGGCTGTCTTGATCCTGACCCTACCCTTCAGCACCTATGGCCCCTGTGCGCTGACCTTCGATGGTCTGTGCCTGAGCCAAATGGGCCTTAGGGTCGCCCTGTTGCTGTTTCTCAAGATCCATGCCGCGCTGATCGCGCTCGCCGCTCTGGTCGGTACCCTCGAGCCTGCTGCGCTCGCCCAAGCGCTCGGCGGGCTCGCTGTCCCGCAGAGGCTCGGCCTGCTGCTCTTCTTGAGTATCCGCCAGATCCATCTGACCCAGACTGAGTTGATGCGCCTGAAGCAGGCGATGCGCGCGCGCGCCTTTGTCCCACGGGCCGATCTCCATACCTGGCGCACCTATGGCTGGCTGATCGGGATGCTCTTGCTTAGGAGCCACCGCCGCGCCCAGCGTCTGCTTGCGGCTATGCGCTGTCGCGGGTTTCGCGAGCGGTTTCATCGTCTGGCGACCCTGAGATGGACAGGACAGGACACACTAGCGGCCTGCGCACTCGCACCCCTACCCCTCGCCCTGTGCTGGCTGGACAGACACCTGCCATGA
- a CDS encoding sigma factor → MSRLSMPTTSGQLTQFQLCALCVLSFIDRPVVPGRVQNLKNNRVCVADQIWIIESRSRPPLLDAPESNMHGTPPCLLRAWSNHAPELKRYLDHRLGDSDEAADLLQDAFIKAHPAAPDHGARRGRHAAGKRGE, encoded by the coding sequence ATGTCTCGTCTTTCCATGCCCACGACATCAGGACAGCTCACTCAATTTCAATTGTGTGCTCTTTGTGTGCTCTCTTTTATTGATCGGCCAGTCGTGCCTGGCCGCGTTCAAAACCTCAAAAATAATCGGGTTTGCGTTGCCGACCAAATTTGGATTATAGAGTCTCGCTCCAGACCCCCTCTCTTGGATGCACCGGAGTCCAATATGCATGGCACGCCCCCCTGTCTTCTACGCGCTTGGTCGAATCATGCGCCCGAACTGAAACGTTATCTCGATCACCGTCTAGGTGATAGCGATGAGGCGGCGGACCTGCTCCAGGACGCTTTCATCAAGGCCCATCCTGCAGCGCCAGATCATGGAGCGCGTCGAGGCCGGCATGCCGCTGGAAAGCGCGGTGAATGA
- a CDS encoding MerR family transcriptional regulator, with product MREPSDSLVELSEGDLPPIPTKRYFTIGEVSTLCAVKPHVLRYWEQEFPQLKPVKRRGNRRYYQRHDVLLVRRIRELLYEQGFTISGARHRLEDDRGANDPVRVDTDQTRQFIQRLCRELEEILKILQR from the coding sequence ATGCGGGAACCAAGCGACAGTCTGGTTGAGTTGAGTGAAGGCGACCTGCCGCCCATCCCCACCAAGCGGTATTTCACCATCGGTGAGGTGAGCACGCTGTGCGCCGTCAAGCCGCATGTCCTGCGCTATTGGGAGCAAGAGTTCCCGCAGCTAAAACCGGTCAAACGCCGCGGCAACCGCCGCTATTATCAGCGTCATGATGTCTTGCTGGTGCGCCGCATCCGTGAGTTGCTCTATGAACAAGGCTTTACGATCAGCGGTGCGCGGCACAGGCTGGAGGACGATAGGGGCGCAAACGACCCCGTTAGAGTGGATACGGATCAGACTCGTCAGTTCATCCAGAGACTCTGTCGTGAACTCGAAGAGATCCTCAAGATCCTCCAGCGTTGA
- the arsB gene encoding ACR3 family arsenite efflux transporter, with protein MSVQCEVTAKQAVGASMSVFERWLSLWVALCIVVGIGLGQFLPAPFQFLGELEVAQVNLPVGVLIWVMIIPMLIKIDFSALHQVRDHWKGIGVTLFVNWAVKPFSMALLAWLFIRGLFADWLPAEQLDSYVAGLILLAAAPCTAMVFVWSRLTGGDPYFTLTQVALNDTIMIFAFAPIVGLLLGLSAIVVPWDTLLISVLLYIIIPVIIAQILRKILLAQGQARFDAVLDTLGHASIVALLLTLVLLFAFQGEQILRQPLIIALLAVPILIQVFFNSALAYWLNRLVGEKHSVACPSALIGASNFFELAVATAIALFGFQSGAALATVVGVLIEVPVMLLVVRVVNASRGWYEAGIHIDQRYTEEHR; from the coding sequence ATGAGCGTGCAATGTGAAGTCACCGCCAAACAGGCCGTCGGTGCGTCCATGAGCGTTTTCGAGCGCTGGCTGAGTCTGTGGGTCGCGCTCTGCATCGTCGTCGGGATCGGGCTGGGCCAGTTCCTGCCCGCGCCCTTCCAGTTCCTAGGCGAACTGGAGGTGGCTCAGGTCAATCTGCCCGTGGGCGTGCTGATCTGGGTGATGATCATTCCGATGCTGATCAAGATCGATTTCAGCGCCCTGCATCAGGTCCGCGATCACTGGAAGGGCATCGGCGTGACCCTGTTCGTCAACTGGGCGGTCAAGCCGTTCTCGATGGCGCTGCTGGCGTGGCTGTTCATCCGTGGCCTCTTCGCCGACTGGCTGCCGGCCGAGCAGCTCGATTCCTATGTCGCCGGGCTGATCCTGCTGGCCGCCGCGCCCTGCACCGCCATGGTCTTCGTCTGGAGCCGACTGACCGGGGGCGATCCCTATTTCACGCTCACGCAGGTGGCGCTCAACGACACCATCATGATCTTTGCGTTCGCGCCGATCGTGGGGCTGCTGCTGGGGCTGTCGGCGATCGTCGTGCCCTGGGACACGCTACTGATCTCAGTGCTGCTCTATATCATCATTCCGGTCATCATCGCTCAGATCTTGCGCAAGATCCTGCTGGCCCAGGGACAGGCGCGCTTCGATGCCGTGCTCGACACCCTGGGTCATGCTTCCATCGTCGCGCTGCTGCTGACACTGGTGCTGCTGTTTGCTTTCCAGGGCGAGCAGATCCTCAGACAGCCGCTGATCATCGCGCTGCTGGCGGTGCCGATCCTGATCCAGGTGTTCTTCAACTCGGCGCTGGCCTACTGGCTCAATCGTCTGGTCGGCGAGAAGCACAGTGTCGCCTGTCCCTCGGCGCTGATCGGCGCCTCGAACTTCTTCGAGCTGGCGGTGGCGACAGCGATCGCGCTGTTCGGCTTCCAGTCCGGCGCGGCGCTCGCCACCGTGGTCGGGGTGCTGATCGAGGTGCCGGTGATGCTCTTGGTGGTGCGGGTGGTCAATGCCAGCCGGGGCTGGTACGAGGCGGGTATTCACATCGATCAGAGATACACGGAGGAACACAGATGA
- a CDS encoding energy-coupling factor ABC transporter ATP-binding protein — MNTPLIELQGISFGYPERPVLRRLDLVLGAGERLALVGDNGAGKSTLLHLIVGLKRPSAGRVIAFGRERRVEADFYEVRAKVGLLFQDSDDQLFCPTVLEDVAFGPLNLGYPPAEARRIALKTLEQLSLTGFADRIADRLSAGEKRLVALASVLAMRPEVLLLDEPTNGLDRVAVERLIAHLSALSQAMILVSHDWRFLGQLVRRALCLKDGRLSAALIHAHAHDHHHSHPHLHRLDELGSTHTDQPFR; from the coding sequence ATGAATACACCTTTGATCGAACTGCAAGGCATCAGCTTTGGCTATCCCGAACGTCCAGTCTTGCGGAGGCTGGATCTTGTCCTCGGCGCAGGCGAGCGGTTGGCGCTCGTCGGGGACAATGGCGCCGGCAAGAGCACCCTGCTGCATCTGATCGTAGGCCTCAAGCGTCCCAGCGCCGGTCGGGTGATCGCCTTCGGGCGCGAGCGCAGGGTCGAGGCGGATTTCTATGAGGTACGGGCAAAGGTTGGGCTATTGTTTCAGGACTCAGACGATCAGCTCTTTTGTCCGACCGTCTTGGAGGACGTGGCCTTCGGCCCTTTGAATCTCGGATACCCCCCCGCGGAGGCCAGACGCATCGCGCTCAAGACCTTAGAGCAATTGAGCCTTACAGGCTTTGCCGACCGGATCGCTGATCGGCTCTCGGCGGGCGAGAAACGCCTGGTGGCCTTGGCGTCGGTCCTTGCGATGCGCCCTGAGGTCCTGCTGCTTGATGAACCGACCAATGGGCTGGATCGGGTGGCAGTCGAACGCCTGATCGCACACCTTTCCGCTCTCTCTCAGGCCATGATCTTAGTCTCACACGACTGGCGCTTTTTGGGACAGTTGGTCCGGCGCGCCCTCTGCCTGAAAGATGGGCGGCTAAGCGCGGCCCTAATCCATGCCCATGCCCATGACCATCACCACAGCCATCCCCATCTCCATAGACTGGATGAACTTGGCTCGACCCATACTGACCAACCGTTCCGTTAG